In Dermacentor albipictus isolate Rhodes 1998 colony chromosome 6, USDA_Dalb.pri_finalv2, whole genome shotgun sequence, the following proteins share a genomic window:
- the LOC139047079 gene encoding uncharacterized protein: MHTITQQQGKDAVIRSLEAKYLPDTPTETHPPYGGLPNAWLDRDITISEVRVALHELNTRSAAGADLLTNKMLRNLDDASIEALTDYFNECWHSGKLPREWKTARTILIPKPGNPLDIGNLRPISLTSCVGKVLEHVVANRLMCSPAKSELFVLTPLRPGRKRTPLRECDHIKIVTASGQRIPEVSKIRFLGLLLNKSGRNDETINKLTTKAMYAIRLIHRVSA, encoded by the exons atgcacaccatcacacaacaacaaggaaaagacgctgttatcaggagcctggaagccaagtatctgccagacacgccaacAGAAACCCACCCGCCGTACGGGGGGCTGCCCAACGCGTGGCTAGACCGAGATattaccatatcagaggtacgggtagcgctgcacgagctcaacacCCGCTCAGCAGCCGGCGCAGATCTCCttacaaacaagatgctacgcaacctggacgacgcttcgatagaggccctaacggactacttcaatgaatgctggcattcgggcaagctccCCCGAGAGTGGAAAACGGCTAGAACGATcctgattccgaaaccgggcaaccCACTAgacatcggcaacctgcgtcccatctcgctgacgtcctgcgtgggcaaggtgctggagcacgtggtcgccaacc gcctcatgtgctcgcccgccaaatccgagctgttcgtcctcacaccgcttcgaccgggacggaagcgcACTCCTCTTCGTgagtgtgatcacatcaaaattgtgactgcatcggggcaacgcatccccgaagtttCCAAGATCAGGttcctgggcctgctgctcaacaagagcggccgcaacgacgagaccatcaacaagcttaccaccaaggcaatgtacgccatccggctcatacatcgagtctctgcatga